In Monomorium pharaonis isolate MP-MQ-018 chromosome 3, ASM1337386v2, whole genome shotgun sequence, a genomic segment contains:
- the LOC105840815 gene encoding oocyte zinc finger protein XlCOF26 → MRIKTVPRHRMLQRSIASASRNSSEDGDVGKDYDSTNAINSRGSYQAYTSHSNILSSNKEMTLSSTPNSSLPINDSNNNEVINLSIKDTSNHVNDTASDTFAEPEDKLKDSFLYKIMTDPNFLKNIQRNKQKKYACLFCKEEFATYEKLTNHMDPKRNESNHIICCACKKTFATKRSLKHHQKCHFGFKIKFTCDICTKKYTRLDNLARHSLLHINPCRFSCTMCNKTFTRKDLFNKHRKSHEKSNLYCVKCGKYLRTILTLENHQKLHCEASNASANVVVYKTESSIQTENLQSRE, encoded by the exons ATGAGAATTAAAACAGTCCCAAGACACAGAATGCTCCAAAGGAGTATTGCGTCTGCATCAAGGAACTCTTCGGAAGACGGTGATGTTGGAAAAGATTACGATTCTACAAATGCAATAAACAGTCGAGGTTCATACCAG GCATACACATCACATTCAAATATTCTTAGTTCGAACAAAGAGATGACTTTATCTTCCACGCCAAATTCATCGCTGCCGATTAACGACAGCAACAATAACGAGGTCATAAACTTGTCAATAAAGGATACTTCTAATCACGTTAACGACACTGCATCAGATACCTTCGCTGAGCCAGAAGATAAACTGAAGGATTCCtttctctataaaattatgacCGATCCAAATTTTCTCAAGAATATACAGAGAAATAAGCAGAAGAAATACGCCTGCCTCTTTTGCAAGGAGGAATTCGCGACGTACGAGAAATTGACAAATCACATGGACCCGAAAAGGAACGAGAGCAATCACATTATCTGTTGCGCCTGCAAAAAGACGTTCGCCACGAAAAGATCCCTGAAGCACCATCAGAAATGTCACTTCGGTTTCAAGATCAAGTTCACCTGTGACATTTGCACCAAGAAGTACACGAGGCTGGACAATCTGGCAAGACACAGTCTGCTACACATCAATCCCTGTAGGTTCTCTTGTACAATGTGCAACAAAACGTTCACGCGCAAGGATTTGTTCAACAAGCACCGCAAGAGTCATGAAAAGAGTAATCTCTATTGCGTGAAATGCGGTAAGTACTTGAGAACCATTCTGACCCTGGAGAATCATCAAAAACTACATTGCGAAGCGTCGAACGCTTCGGCGAACGTGGTCGTTTACAAGACCGAGAGTTCAATTCAGACTGAGAATCTGCAGAGCCGGGAATAA